One part of the Nostoc sp. PCC 7120 = FACHB-418 genome encodes these proteins:
- the crtB gene encoding cyanoexosortase B yields MALQQQIRTRNTDQLLGIGILGLLALLYAPVLLHWLNGWLYKTISTEHEYFSHGIIGIPFAAYLSWGNRKKWQRLPNKTHPLGATLLVIGAVFYLTGVTEWVNLSLPTILAGLCLWFKGFPGLRLQGFPLLLLFLATPTAIPYLIAPYTFPLQSFIAGTAGFILNQFGMDAVVDGINIYVSGRIVEVAPYCAGLKMLFTTIYVCLMLLYWTDNLSSRRTTVWFLSAAVLISVIANIIRNTILSFFHGTGQDAAFKWLHDSWGGDLYSALMLLSLIPILNRMSDYFSAPLESEIEGESQLLSPEITD; encoded by the coding sequence TCAATTACTAGGCATAGGCATTTTAGGTCTTTTAGCGCTGCTGTATGCTCCTGTTTTACTGCACTGGTTAAACGGTTGGCTGTATAAAACCATCAGCACAGAACACGAATATTTCAGTCATGGCATTATCGGTATCCCATTTGCAGCTTATCTGAGTTGGGGTAACCGCAAAAAGTGGCAACGTCTACCAAATAAAACTCATCCCTTAGGAGCAACTTTACTCGTCATTGGGGCAGTGTTTTATTTGACTGGTGTTACCGAATGGGTGAATCTCTCCTTACCCACAATCTTGGCAGGATTGTGCTTGTGGTTCAAGGGTTTTCCCGGATTGAGATTACAAGGCTTTCCCTTACTACTGCTATTTTTAGCTACCCCAACAGCCATACCTTACCTCATCGCTCCTTATACTTTTCCTTTGCAAAGCTTTATTGCAGGTACAGCTGGTTTCATACTCAATCAGTTTGGTATGGATGCAGTTGTCGATGGTATCAATATTTACGTATCGGGCAGAATAGTTGAAGTAGCTCCCTACTGTGCGGGTTTAAAGATGTTATTCACAACTATCTACGTTTGTTTGATGCTGCTTTATTGGACGGATAATTTATCTTCTCGTCGCACAACTGTTTGGTTTTTATCGGCTGCTGTTCTTATTAGTGTCATTGCTAATATCATCCGTAACACCATACTCAGCTTTTTTCATGGCACAGGCCAAGATGCAGCTTTTAAATGGCTACATGATAGCTGGGGAGGCGACCTCTACTCTGCTTTGATGCTGTTATCTTTAATACCCATCTTGAATCGGATGAGTGATTATTTCTCAGCACCTCTGGAGAGTGAAATAGAGGGAGAAAGCCAGCTACTTTCCCCTGAGATTACTGATTAA